The Montipora capricornis isolate CH-2021 chromosome 3, ASM3666992v2, whole genome shotgun sequence genome window below encodes:
- the LOC138042299 gene encoding uncharacterized protein produces MFQSTKVGCAESIEENFLLQGNAGPTGNADFLESITKPVMIQPQTFTDNMFDPTSREVMNSIATVHLTGEGLQQKLRQKANMLQQSVFKQIDDQGNNMSYKDLLAGLTYEGESLQSWNNFTVMNYTHLQFCDENGNTHSQRSSGICLQTNKRLLFLSAQYTNAASLTSWGDPKKLPGGYTLQMSHKDTTYYLPIPLRYLRSVEMAGETGVQGNGSFMGVPPCCCGWCELCAFVCCPNSKMLRQWRPQLDSRIEVRQMQVSIGVLMPPWEKKMFANIHVDPNVPLSVSRDFVALLQKNAPGLN; encoded by the exons GAAATGCAGGCCCCACAGGAAATGCAGATTTCCTGGAATCAATTACCAAGCCTGTCATGATTCAGCCCCAGACCTTCACAGATAACATGTTCGACCCAACCTCCAGAGAGGTGATGAATAGCATTGCCACTGTGCACCTGACTGGGGAAGGCCTACAGCAAAAACTGCGGCAAAAGGCAAACATGCTTCAACAATCAGTTTTTAAACAGATTGATGATCAG GGAAACAATATGAGTTACAAAGACCTTTTGGCAGGACTCACTTACGAAGGGGAAAGTCTCCAGTCCTGGAACAATTTTACTGTAATGAACTACACTCATTTGCAGTTCTGTGATGAAAATGGGAACACACATAGTCAGCGCAGTAGTGGAATTTGTCTTCAGACGAATAAAAGACTCCTCTTCTTGTCTGCACAGTACACTAATG CTGCATCTCTGACTTCATGGGGAGACCCTAAAAAGCTGCCAGGAGGTTACACTCTTCAGATGtcccacaaagacaccacttattATCTACCCATCCCCCTGCGTTATTTACGCAGTGTGGAGATGGCCGGCGAGACTGGAGTGCAAGGAAACGGATCATTTATGGGCGTTCCTCCTTGTTGTTGCGGATGGTGTGAATTATGTGCG TTTGTTTGTTGCCCAAACTCCAAAATGTTGCGGCAATGGAGACCTCAACTGGACAGTCGCATTGAAGTCAGACAGATGCAAGTCTCTATAGGTGTGTTAATGCCGCCCTGGGAGAAGAAGATGTTTGCCAACATCCACGTTGATCCAAATGTGCCTTTGTCTGTTAGCAGAGATTTTGTAGCATTATTGCAGAAAAATGCTCCTGGTCTTAATTAG